One window from the genome of Podospora pseudocomata strain CBS 415.72m chromosome 6, whole genome shotgun sequence encodes:
- a CDS encoding hypothetical protein (COG:Z; EggNog:ENOG503NYQ3), which translates to MPTSDLRLDPRGYKTHKWLDLDTIYLIVKPKFSLRFRHVDELRIESAMSDSYRFGDYNNGSQVGTNRGTIYNTFPQAPERSETPPRPFATIPFSRDPDFVNRGDILEQIDRRCSEPAARVALVGLGGIGKSQLAIEFAHRITEKQPDIWVFWVHAGMYERVEDGFRTIANTVKLAGRNEPKANIPQLVYSWLSNERNGRWIMILDSADDRDVFDNANIAHGTTSGNERKRRPFATYLPQSQNGSIIVTTRNRDIQTDRAPSKYDRSRTDGADRCPLALLEKKLGSPADLDVAADLVQALDLVPLAISQAAAYIQARAPRSSPEKYLAEFRKSEHRKSSLLQYDAGDLRRDGGASNAVLTTWQISFDYIRSKRPSAADLLSLMSFFDRQGIPGWVLKPRRVTKEDIPGRRIDEDGDTDFDNGRSATDGAVDGDMDGDTDSDLTDDSADTTDDGFEDDVAILRDYCLIATTEMDEFEMHGLVQFSTRKWLEQWGQQETFKQKFIERMAASFPTGNYKNWATCRNLFAHVQVAVAYQPSDDRNDIWATLLYNGGWFAWSQGRYEVAQRMVGKARRARENRLGKEDTASLDSMSLFALILLHRGQWEEAEKLFVQVMETRTTKLGADHPSMLTSMANLASTFWNQGRWEEAEKLEVQVMETRKTKLGADHPDTLSSMANLASTFWNQGRWEEAEKLFVQVMETRTTKLGADHPDTLTSMANLASTYRKQGRWEEAEKLFVQVMETSKTKLGADHPDTLSSMANLAFTWKSQGRHSTALALMKDCAQARQRRLGAEHPDTLSSLATVTKWGS; encoded by the exons ATGCCCACTTCCGATCTTCGCCTCGATCCACGAGGttacaaaacacacaaatggCTCGATCTTGACACTATTTACCTCATCGTAAAACCCAAGTTTTCTCTACGCTTCCGCCACGTTGACGAGCTCAGGATAGAAAGTGCAATGTCAGACAGTTATCGTTTCGGCGACTATAACAATGGTTCCCAGGTGGGGACCAACAGGGGGACGATCTACAATACTTTCCCGCAGGCGCCAG AACGATCAGAAACCCCACCGCGGCCATTCGCgaccatccccttctcccgcgaTCCCGATTTTGTCAACCGCGGAGACATTCTCGAGCAAATCGACCGGCGATGTTCCGAGCCCGCCGCTCGTGTGGCCCTCGTAGGCTTGGGCGGTATCGGCAAGTCGCAGCTGGCCATCGAGTTCGCTCACCGGATCACTGAAAAGCAGCCAGACATATGGGTATTCTGGGTCCACGCTGGAATGTATGAgcgcgtcgaggatggcttcagGACGATTGCCAACACCGTCAAGCTGGCCGGCCGGAACgagcccaaggccaacatcccaCAGCTTGTGTACAGCTGGCTGTCCAACGAACGGAACGGCAGATGGATCATGATCCTTGACAGCGCTGACGACCGCGATGTGTTCGACAACGCGAATATTGCCCACGGCACGACCAGCGGCAATGAGCGCAAGAGGCGGCCGTTTGCGACATACCTACCGCAGAGCCAAAATGGATCGATTATTGTCACAACACGTAACAGGGA CATTCAGACTGACCGGGCGCCGTCAAAATATGATCGAAGTCGGACCGATGGCGCAGACAGATGCCCCCTCGCactcctggagaagaagctaggATCGCCCGCGGATCTAGATGTGGCGGCCGATCTCGTACAGGCGCTCGACCTCGTTCCGTTGGCCATTAGCCAGGCTGCCGCCTACATACAGGCAAGGGCGCCGCGGAGCTCGCCCGAGAAGTACCTAGCTGAGTTCCGGAAGAGTGAGCATAGAAAGAGCAGTCTTTTACAGTACGATGCTGGGGACCTACGACGGGATGGAGGCGCATCGAACGCGGTTCTTACCACATGGCAAATATCTTTTGACTACATCCGGTCTAAGCGGCCGTCTGCTGCGGATCTCTTGTCACTTatgagctttttcgaccGGCAAGGTATCCCTGGTTGGGTTTTAAAACCTCGTAGAGTTACTAAGGAGGATATTCCAGGACGGCGTATAGACGAGGACGGAGATACAGACTTTGATAACGGCAGAAGTGCTACAGATGGTGCCGTAGATGGTGACATGGATGGTGACACAGATAGTGACCTCACGGATGATAGTGCAGATACTACTGATGATGGattcgaagatgatgtggcgaTACTGAGAGACTACTGCCTTATAGCGACGACtgagatggacgagtttgagATGCACGGGCTTGTGCAGTTCTCAACAAGGAAGTGGCTGGAACAATgggggcagcaggagacgTTCAAACAGAAGTTTATTGAGCGAATGGCAGCGTCATTCCCAACTGGAAACTACAAGAACTGGGCGACTTGTCGAAATCTCTTCGCACATGTTCAAGTGGCCGTCGCTTACCAACCCAGCGACGATAGGAACGACATATGGGCGACACTTTTGTataatgggggttggtttgcatGGTCGCAAGGGAGATACGAGGTGGCACAGCGGATGGTGGGCAAAGCGAGACGAGCCCGCGAGAATAGActgggaaaagaggataCGGCGAGTCTAGATAGTATGTCACTGTTTGCTCTGATCCTTTTGCACCgaggccagtgggaggaggccgagaagctgtttgtgcaggtgatggagacgcgcacgaccaagcttggggccgatcacccttctatgctgacgagcatggccaacctagcgtcgacattttggaaccagggccggtgggaggaggccgagaagctggaggtgcaggtgatggagacgcgcaagaccaagcttggggccgatcacccagatacgctgtcgagcatggccaacctagcgtcgacattttggaaccagggccggtgggaggaggccgagaagctgtttgtgcaggtgatggagacgcgcacgaccaagcttggggccgatcacccagatacgctgacgagcatggccaacctagcatcgacatacaggaagcagggccggtgggaggaggccgagaagctgtttgtgcaggtgatggagacgagcaagaccaagcttggggccgatcacccagatacgctgtcgagcatggccaacctcgcTTTTACTTGGAAAAGCCAAGGTCGACACTCGACCGCCTTAGCACTAATGAAGGACTGTGCCCAGGCTCGGCAGCGACGACTTGGTGCAGAGCATCCAGACACcctgtcgtctttggccaCCGTCACCAAGTGGGGTAGCTAG
- a CDS encoding hypothetical protein (EggNog:ENOG503P15X; COG:B; COG:D), with amino-acid sequence MSAMKPDVPLESMDQIGSTPGSATRERHSLTLDQRRALRRWANSQPVRPSHKACIDWFASQYQQTISQSTVSHSLSPKYARLDGDPQLSGSRLRFGNWPDVEKLVLLWHQQMLANGRQPSNEELADKAKTIYHQLPRYKDEPAPEFSPGWIHRFKKRYGLLVRRQRRPTSSEGGNPAPGTTTLQNLGDDIPYLAENLPRYLNVNADLPPVTVMEYLQRFLGVMTTLEVCERVKEEVLRRQHNPSPDGGPGTPNNNPMGGNAENTGIFHSEEDPEVVLQNALRVYQQQEENNVSGAANLSGVTPDHQQPQSGGDRTVDNGLPALGAIANQAYAQHAMNAAGLTTPNPGTRNASAGPRAQPQQAPPAQPQFAPNTPQQVQPQQVQPQQVQPQQQTPQQPQTANGGGNAGSGAQQGEELTLTPIPSGAPVSVVENPVRCPFCLNKRMLRTIKEAVEHMSSHVVV; translated from the coding sequence ATGTCGGCCATGAAGCCTGACGTGCCCCTCGAGTCCATGGACCAGATCGGGTCAACCCCCGGCTCGGCCACGCGAGAGCgccactccctcaccctcgaccAGCGACGCGCCCTCCGCCGATGGGCCAACTCGCAGCCTGTCCGCCCCAGCCATAAGGCCTGCATTGACTGGTTTGCCAGCCAGTACCAGCAAACCATCTCTCAGTCTACCGTCTCACactccctctctcccaagTATGCCCGTCTCGACGGCGACCCCCAGCTCTCGGGTTCCCGTCTGCGCTTTGGCAACTGGCCCGACGTCGAGAAACTTGTTCTCCTCTGGCACCAGCAAATGCTCGCCAATGGCCGCCAGCCCTCCAACGAAGAGCTTGCCGACAAAGCTAAGACAATCtaccaccagctcccccgATACAAGGACGAACCCGCGCCCGAGTTCTCCCCCGGATGGATCCACCGCTTCAAGAAACGTTACGGCCTCCTAGTTAGACGCCAGCGTCGCCCAACTAGCAGCGAAGGCGGCAATCCAGCCCCCGGGACCACaaccctccaaaacctcggTGACGACATCCCCTACCTCGCCGAGAACCTTCCTCGTTACCTCAACGTGAACGCCGACCTTCCCCCAGTGACGGTTATGGAATACCTCCAACGTTTCCTCGGCGTAATGACCACTCTGGAAGTATGCGAGCGCGTCAAAGAGGAGGTCCTCCGCCGTCAACACAACCCTTCACCCGACGGCGGGCCGGGAACACCAAACAACAATCCCATGGGTGGCAATGCAGAAAACACGGGAATTTTCCACTCAGAAGAAGACCCAGAAGTCGTGCTTCAGAATGCACTCCGTGTCTATCAGCAACAGGAGGAGAACAACGTCAGCGGCgccgccaacctctccggAGTCACCCCtgaccatcaacaaccccaaagcGGCGGCGATCGCACCGTTGACAACGGCTTACCTGCCCTAGGCGCGATAGCCAACCAAGCCTACGCCCAGCACGCCATGAACGCAGCTGGCCTGACGACCCCCAACCCGGGGACTCGTAACGCGAGCGCCGGACCGAGGGCACAACCGCAACAGGCTCCTCCGGCGCAACCGCAGTTTGCGCCGAATACACCGCAGCAAGTCCAACCGCAGCAAGTCCAACCGCAGCAAGTCcaaccgcagcagcagacaCCGCAACAACCTCAGACTGCTAATGGCGGTGGGAACGCTGGTAGTGGTGCACAGCAAGGGGAAGAACTGACGCTCACACCGATCCCTAGCGGGGCGCCggtgtcggtggtggagaacCCGGTCAGGTGTCCGTTTTGTCTGAACAAGAGGATGCTGAGGACGAtcaaggaggcggtggagcaTATGAGCAGtcatgttgttgtttga